A region of Phocoena phocoena chromosome 17, mPhoPho1.1, whole genome shotgun sequence DNA encodes the following proteins:
- the GLI4 gene encoding zinc finger protein GLI4, which produces MAALGDSQEPSHVLSTVTFESPETPGACHHHEAQLHLHGHQHGFPGCSPEVLSQPPQEEGLRDVEEVQAGRDTCWPDPELERERAPSSPQPHNPEDEVDQDTGVLRTLLRSLPHRPRCGDSLGRECSLERPLGPRPQKRGTWRGPLGLQGASGTEGGPGRADELAGSVGRGSGLGARQSGPRGGKPHRCEACGKSFQYNSLLLKHQRIHTGEKPYACHECGKRFRGWSGFIQHHRIHTGEKPYECGQCGRAFSHSSHFTQHLRIHNGEKPYECGECGQAFSQSSNLVRHQRLHTGEKPYACSQCGKAFIWSSVLIEHQRIHTGEKPYECPDCGKAFRGRSHFFRHLRTHTGEKPFACGACGKAFGQSSQLIQHQRVHYRE; this is translated from the exons ATGGCAGCCCTGGGGGACAGTCAAGAGCCCTCTCATGTCCTGTCCACTGTCACTTTCGAGTCACCGGAGACACCTGGAGCCTGCCACCACCACGAGGCCCAGCTTCACCTCCACGGCCATCAACATG GCTTCCCCGGCTGCAGCCCTGAGGTGCTCTCCCAGCCACCACAGGAGGAGGGTCTCCGGGACGTGGAGGAGGTCCAGGCTGGCAGAGACACCTGCTGGCCAG ATCCCGAGTTGGAGCGCGAGCGGGCCCCGTCGTCTCCCCAGCCGCACAATCCTGAAGATGAGGTGGACCAGGACACGGGGGTGCTCAGGACCCTTCTGAGGAGCCTTCCCCATAGACCCAGGTGTGGGGACAGCTTGGGGCGGGAGTGCAGCCTGGAGCGGCCGTTAGGGCCCCGCCCCCAGAAGAGAGGCACCTGGCGTGGGCCGCTCGGGCTGCAGGGAGCCTCGGGGACAGAGGGCGGCCCGGGGCGCGCCGACGAGCTGGCGGGCAGCGTCGGCCGGGGCTCGGGCCTCGGGGCCCGGCAGAGCGGCCCGCGGGGCGGGAAGCCGCACAGGTGTGAGGCCTGCGGGAAGAGCTTCCAGTACAACTCGCTGCTGCTGAAGCACCAGCGCATCCACACGGGCGAGAAGCCCTACGCCTGCCACGAGTGCGGCAAGCGCTTCCGCGGCTGGTCGGGCTTCATCCAGCACCACCGCATCCACACGGGCGAGAAGCCCTACGAGTGCGGCCAGTGCGGCCGCGCCTTCAGCCACAGCTCGCACTTCACGCAGCACCTGCGCATCCACAACGGCGAGAAGCCGTACGAGTGCGGCGAGTGCGGCCAGGCCTTCAGCCAGAGCTCCAACCTGGTGCGGCACCAGCGGCTGCACACGGGCGAGAAGCCGTACGCCTGTAGCCAGTGCGGCAAGGCCTTCATCTGGAGCTCGGTGCTCATCGAGCACCAGCGCATCCACACGGGCGAGAAGCCCTACGAGTGCCCCGACTGCGGCAAGGCCTTCCGCGGCCGCTCGCACTTCTTCCGGCACCTGCGGACCCACACGGGCGAGAAGCCCTTCGCCTGCGGCGCCTGCGGCAAAGCCTTCGGCCAGAGCTCCCAGCTCATCCAGCACCAGAGGGTGCACTACCGGGAGTAG